The following is a genomic window from Qingrenia yutianensis.
AGCTCGTCCTCACCGCGTTTTATCGCGTCGCGCACACCCTGGCGCGTGATGCCGAAATTATCGGCTATTTCCGCAAGCGACAAATCCTCGTTATAATATAAATCAAGCATCTGTGCGGTGCGGTCGGGGAGAACCTTTCCGTAAAAATCAAGAAGGTATCCGA
Proteins encoded in this region:
- a CDS encoding sigma factor-like helix-turn-helix DNA-binding protein, whose protein sequence is MKNLNFGYLLDFYGKVLPDRTAQMLDLYYNEDLSLAEIADNFGITRQGVRDAIKRGEDELTKLEENLKLTEKIERLNFETEKLKKIAQDKNYTDILEISNRLSEILYL